agctacgagctaactaaagagcgctaacgttagcctgctaacacaacaatgcagctcgagacaaggacaactttgtccgccgcttgcgctcAGTACTTAATTATGACGCgttccaatttgataactccttcattcAAATGCGagtgtagaggggttggagATGTATCGCTGTAGGAGAGCAGGGGCTTCAGTATGGCGGAGGTGTGGTCAAAcagtagtttgttttgttttcatgctggtgctcaaggacggGATCAACTATCTACCggatctactggatcaaaaagttgcaaattcttcctttaaggggCAGTCGATCCTCAAAGTGCTCAGTAATGAATGCAATTAGAACATCATCTGTTTGATTAAAACTTATAATAAAGTTTGTGAGCGTtggcattttaaatatgtaaaataatcaACCATTCAGTCAGTCATTGGCTAAAAGCACACAAGTACATTTTTGTTGTATAAATCTTGCTATTGTTGATTTTTTAGTAACATTACAGTTTTAATCTTGTTTACTACTCCATTcatttttgtgtcatttgtttcctcctctgaaaCCGCAGTTTGTTTCCGACGCTCTGCAGACTGAAACCACAACATCTGGCTCTCTTCACTGTCGGCTATTGAAGTGctaaaaattcaaaatgtccAGAAGCACTTTAAACACTTTGAGTCATTTAAACATATCCTGAAGTACTTCAAACACTAGTGGGCTCAACTGAACACATATTTGAGAACTTCAGTGTCACTTTAAGcattttaaacatcaataaTAACTCATAAAGATTCATCTGGAATACTTAATGTCAACCAAATATTTAAGCTCTCACTTTGTTCACTAGTTTATTACAAGACAATCCAACCAACCACTGCTGAAAACAGATTTCCTGTAATAAAATTTTGTGTTCtctcacacaaaaaataaaataatttcagtaCTGATTCAATATTTCTGTAGCATCTTGTACTTCTGCTCTTGTGCAGTGCTTAAACTTATCAAATCTGAACATCAAAGTGGGTTTAATACAGTACTGACAGGCGTCGTCTCAGTACTGACAGGCGTCGTCTCAGTACTGACAGGCGGCGTCTCAGTACTGACAGGCGTCGTCTCAGTGCTGACACGGTGTATCCAGGTGTTGCCCGCACTTCCAGCAGCAGTAATGTTCATGATGCCACGTCTGGCCATCTTTTGATGTATGAAAGGACGGGCAAAAGATTAACTGAGGAAGAACAAAaggaaagaggggggaggggaggttgagaagaaaataaattatacatATTTAAACTATGAAAACAATTTCTGTCATTGAGTACGATTATGTGAACTTGAACTTTTGCTACCTGCTAatctctgaaagaaaaaaggagactgTGGCCTGTTGGGCTTATATACACCTTACCTTGGTTTCTGACTACCTGCGAAGGTGCAGCCTCAGCCAAGTGACCTATAAGCAAATCAAACATGGCGGCAGCAAAGAGTGGGTCTTATTTCTGGAGCGACCATTGCTGAAAATGAGTTGGATACGCCATATCTGCTACGTGATGCTAGCATGATGTTAGCATTTAATACAGCTAAGCCTGCAATAAGCCACAGTGGTCTcaattttctcttctttcaaatttgctgcagtttgttttgtaaaaaaaatcaacatgacAGACGCCTGCTCAAATAAGATGCAGTAATCAGAAACCAGGATACTAGTATTTATCATGAACAAAGGGATGTGAATAAcaaggtttctctgtgtgcatgtaaacaccatATCCTAAATATGATTAAAACCAGGATAAGGCTCATAAGTGGGATACTCAAGTCCGTGTAGATGCACTCATTGAATGACCAAAAGTAAAATATAGCACACATATCACAGATTATGAGGACACAGTAGACTAATCCTCCTTTCACCCTTTTATTCCAAACAAATAGCTACTGTAAAAGACGAGGTTGAAGACCACAAGACTTAAACTTTAGCATATTTGTGACATTGTTAAACTACATTTTGACACTGTTTGAACTGCGAACAAAAGTCTGTAGCCATACTAGCAGCTCTGTAAGGATGTTCCTCAGCACATGCTAATGTCTCTACAATTTACTATATTTGTTTAgttagctagcatgctaactttTGCTAATtagctgtaaacacacaaagtgcAACTGAGCTAATGGGAATATAATTCATTTTAGGCAGGTATTTTAAATGGGTATATTTAACTAAGACCTGGCTAGGGCATAGCTGCACAGTCTTGCTTCCAATTTTTCCCAGTGGACACTTGTGGTACTGCAGCAAAAAATTCACCTGCggctaaaaaaaacctttccccTACAAATCGCCATTACAAAATATATGTCTGTAAAAATGGCTGACAGGACACCTTCATCTGCAGACCAGGTccgtttttacttttttcagtgTCTGAGTCATGgaagtttgttattttttaaaacgttccaataaaaagaaaagccgtcaaaaatgtgcaaaaccATCAAAGTGCTCTGGGCAAAATGACTACTGGGGCACAATTCTCCAAACCACTAATTCACATATTCTGTGGGCTGCATGCTTTACGTCTAACTGAACCAAGATGTTTGAAACTTTTTAAGCATATAAATTCTTATCAGGCATAGCCATCATTTTTGGTTTGGTATCCAGGTCTTGATTATACCTTGATGTTTTTTAGTCATAAACCATTTTGACAATACAATTAAACCTAAACAAGAAGTAAAGTCAGAGAATGAGCAAAGTCATAGGATCAAACTTCTGGGAACATGACTTCCTGGGCAAAGTCTAATTCCCATTCATTCATCATCACTGACACATTTCTACGTGTGTCTATCTGATGTTAGTCGTGCCAACAGGAGGTCTACAGTGACGTCATCTCACCTCATCACAGCCCGAGCATCTCGGCCAGACCGTCTGACAGTAGTGTCTTCCACAAAAAAGCTTCTGATTGGACCAGAAGTAGACCAAGTCCACGCATCCCAGGCCACACTCTGAACATTTGAAGCAAGTGGGATGCCACAGGGCGTTGTTGTAACCGGCTCGCTCGGCATAAACAGCTGGATTCTCTTTGGCAACCTCTTTAAGGCAACCAGAGCAACGCTAcgggagagagaagaaggataAATATATGAGAGTGAAAAAAAGGTTTCGTACCAAACTACTGGAGCTCAGATGTATTTTTAGCTCCGAGTGAGAGGGGTAAGAAAAATTACAGCAGTGTTACAAAATCTGCAAGAAACAAAAGAGACCCATGTAACTAAAACTGAGCAATTTGTGAGGGGCTCCTTATCTATTTCAACCTTAAAGTGAAAACTGTTCAACCTGAAAAGAGTCAATGAACCAAAAGTTGGTTTAATAGCACGGCAACAAGAGCctgcaaacatttaaatgatccaTGGCAAACATCTTAATCACTGTACAAAAATAACTGGACTGGAAATGCATTCCATGAGGCTGCAACCAGCTACCAAACCAAAAAAGatgtctgatgtgttttttctcttacaAATTCAGTCTTGGTGCTGCCATCTGTTCCGTTAGTGGGACCAGAAGCAGGTGCAGAGCCGTTATTGGTCGAGTCATGTCCCTGGTGCTCCAGAGAATCCTTCCTGTCGCTGTTGCTGCGATCTTTGGCCTCCTTTGCCGTCCTCTGAATGGCTGCTTCCCTCAGAGCTCCGCCCTCGCCAGGCAAGGCCACCTCCCCGACTCcgagcacttcctgtttgtagtGCTTCACAAAGAGCAGCATGGAGGAAATCTAGAAGATATAAGACATCACAGTCAACTTTTAACAAACTGACCAAAGGAAAATCTGACTGTAGCACACAGCTGACCCTAACATTAGCTTCTAccacaggaatacatttttgcATAGTCAGTGAGATATTAGGTATTATTGGGGTACCTCCTCCTCAGTTGTCAGGCTCTGACACTTCATGGGGTCGTTGTCGTAGACCGGAAGCTGACTGAAGAGCTGCCTGCGTCGCTCCAGCACTCCATCTGTCCCCGAAACAGGACGTTGTTTCTCTGGGATGAGCTCCATGTACTGCATCGCCTGACAGAAGATCTGGTATGTTACTTAAACAGTAATTTACTAAATTACAACCAACCAGCAAAACTTTTCATtcactgacaaacaaaacaaattcactCATTTACATGTTTCTGGCTACAGATTCACCATAACAGGGAGCTGTCTTGCCATTTGCAGCACAGTTATAAACCTGATATTAAAACAACTGCAGAAACTTAGACCTGCAGGCGTAGACGTAGACATGTTGATGTAGCCACCTGCAGGCAAAGAAAGGAACTGCAATTTAAGCATACAAAGCAATAGGTGGTGCCGGTCAGATGGAAGCTACAGGTCAGAAATGAATCAGtctgattttttcttttgacatgtttttaagaCACTTTTCCATTCAAGTCAGTGGTTAGtaatatataaatgttttacttaAGTACAAGTTTAGAATCTCATAGTTTATAAAGTCTTGTTATAAAAAGTGTtatcaaaaaatttaaaaaagttcaataacTATCATGGGGGGTGGGGGCAGGCGATTTTGCCTTAATTGGAGAGGACCGCTGAAGAGAtagaggaaatgttgggaggagagagggggggatgacatgcagcaaagggtcaagGTTGaatttgaacccacagctgctgtgatgaggactcaagcctctgttcatggggcatGCAACATATCCGCGAGGTCATTGGTTCTCAATGGTGGCTCGGGACCCacaagtgggtcgcagagctgttttcagtgggtcacgaCGGTGTCAAAAAGTCcataaagtgctttttaaacatcttttatttatctttgttctgtcacatgttttaaaacatctgaggtccaaactgcgctctctctttccctgatttctgacttcaTAAACTGTCCCGTCTTTAGAATAAAGGAAtaagaagcccaaaaataaacctttaaaaataaaatataatcagTTTGGATGTGCCctcaaaaacataaataagaCTTTTATGTCCTCTCACCAACATGTCAGGACGACATAAAGGAAATGCTAGaaaacagtctgtgtttcaggtttaTTCATCACACCTTCCAGGTGTTTCAGTGACACCTGAGTGTGTTGTCAGATGACAGCATCACAGTCACATACTGACTAACATTTAGCTGCTCTAAAATCAGACTCTATATGCTGCAATGTTCATCTCTCAGCAGATTATGAGTACGATGagtgaaacagacaaacaagagAGCAGTCGTAGTTCAACCACAGGAACGTCCCCCCTGACTCCCCCCGTTGTGCTGCAGGGCTCAATAATCACTGTCATCCTCATAATTATAGGTTCTGAAACCTGAAACATACTCGAGTCTGTTTTTAATGGAAACCAGACGGCCTAAGGCGTTTGACACACAAAAAGCACTGCAGATACTGACCTGACATAAACCAACCAGCAGAATGAA
The Labrus mixtus chromosome 7, fLabMix1.1, whole genome shotgun sequence DNA segment above includes these coding regions:
- the lmcd1 gene encoding LIM and cysteine-rich domains protein 1 is translated as MDVSSAMEKMSVKQTAGGSYLVCKQRCSGLQPHSWRKACIACGCSTVDHAPGNDVEDDQRMGRLLADSPYAHLTAKVKGGGGLRMYKRNRMIVTNPVVSRKDPTFNTTTYDWAPAGLNQTLAMQYMELIPEKQRPVSGTDGVLERRRQLFSQLPVYDNDPMKCQSLTTEEEISSMLLFVKHYKQEVLGVGEVALPGEGGALREAAIQRTAKEAKDRSNSDRKDSLEHQGHDSTNNGSAPASGPTNGTDGSTKTEFRCSGCLKEVAKENPAVYAERAGYNNALWHPTCFKCSECGLGCVDLVYFWSNQKLFCGRHYCQTVWPRCSGCDELIFCPSFHTSKDGQTWHHEHYCCWKCGQHLDTPCQH